The following coding sequences lie in one Caproicibacterium argilliputei genomic window:
- a CDS encoding type I restriction-modification system subunit M → MAEKAVIDAMWDDSPVDVSTEVNFIWSIANKLRGTYRSDKYKDVIIPMTIIRRFECALEPTKQAVVDEYKKDPTFPTKAMYRVSGFQFYNTSEYTLAELINDPDHLAANFKSYIQGFSSNVQEILLSKEKGLNFGEEIDKMDKNNRLLSVVKAFSELDLNPHTIDNVKMGYIFEELIRKFSENAEAGDHYTGRDIIKLMVNILLAEGCDDIFDDGKVITILDQACGTGGMLSTGYNFIKRYNPTADVRLFGQEINPESYAMCLAEMLIKGQNAENICYQDTMKADRFPDIKMRFVLENPPFGQPWGGKDAAEGVEKAVNDEYEKGMDGRWGAGLPGSGDMQMLFLQSAINKLDDNYGRCAIIENGSPLFSGGTSSGESQIRRWLLENDLIEAIIELPTDLFYNTGIATYIWVLSKNKRRERQGYIQLIDASNIFHKLRKALGNKKNEISPEDRAEITKLYANFQPGEFVKIYKNTEFIYREYTVMQPLQRSYVITQERINAMVLKGSLSSLYDEAKVNELENAEELTGKDQKKLENYEKNKPQYDKIIEALQAAISDKVYLSQGAFEPVLAEVLKPVTTDKKLLGKIADGLSVMDKSAEIQKDKKGNIIYDKETKDTEIVKWDEDIDTYMKREVWPHIPDAKASFDEDLSKKNPIIKTGAEIPFTRYFYKYQQPVPSEELETKFMNLEKSVSERVAKLFD, encoded by the coding sequence ATGGCAGAAAAAGCAGTGATAGATGCAATGTGGGATGATTCTCCAGTTGATGTATCGACGGAAGTCAATTTTATATGGTCCATCGCAAACAAGTTGCGTGGAACATATCGGAGCGACAAATACAAGGATGTTATCATTCCGATGACCATCATTCGCCGGTTTGAGTGTGCACTGGAACCGACGAAACAGGCGGTTGTTGATGAATATAAAAAGGATCCGACCTTCCCAACAAAAGCGATGTACCGCGTGTCCGGGTTTCAGTTTTACAACACAAGCGAATATACGCTGGCGGAGCTTATTAACGATCCCGACCATCTTGCCGCAAACTTCAAATCATACATTCAGGGCTTTTCTTCCAATGTGCAGGAGATTCTGCTTTCAAAAGAGAAAGGATTGAATTTTGGAGAAGAAATTGACAAGATGGATAAAAACAATCGTTTGCTGTCTGTGGTGAAGGCTTTCTCTGAACTCGACCTGAATCCACACACGATTGACAATGTGAAGATGGGATATATTTTTGAGGAACTAATCCGAAAATTTTCTGAGAATGCCGAGGCCGGTGATCATTACACTGGGCGTGACATTATCAAGTTGATGGTAAATATTCTGCTTGCCGAAGGCTGTGATGATATTTTCGACGACGGCAAGGTCATTACAATTTTGGATCAGGCTTGCGGTACAGGTGGAATGCTTTCCACCGGATACAATTTCATTAAGCGTTACAATCCTACCGCAGATGTGCGCCTTTTCGGGCAGGAAATCAATCCAGAGTCTTACGCCATGTGCCTTGCGGAGATGCTTATTAAAGGGCAGAATGCGGAAAATATCTGTTATCAAGACACAATGAAGGCCGACCGTTTTCCAGACATCAAGATGCGGTTTGTACTGGAAAATCCACCGTTTGGGCAGCCTTGGGGTGGCAAGGATGCTGCGGAAGGTGTCGAGAAAGCCGTTAATGATGAATACGAAAAAGGTATGGATGGACGCTGGGGAGCGGGCCTTCCTGGTTCCGGCGATATGCAGATGCTGTTCTTACAATCTGCTATTAATAAGCTCGATGATAATTATGGTCGATGTGCCATTATCGAAAATGGTTCCCCACTGTTTTCTGGGGGTACATCATCCGGGGAGAGTCAAATTCGCAGATGGCTACTGGAAAATGATTTGATTGAGGCAATTATTGAGCTCCCAACAGACCTTTTTTACAACACAGGCATCGCAACCTATATCTGGGTACTTTCTAAGAATAAGCGTAGGGAGCGTCAAGGATACATTCAGTTGATTGACGCATCGAACATTTTCCATAAGTTGCGCAAGGCTCTTGGCAATAAGAAAAATGAAATAAGCCCGGAAGATCGCGCGGAGATTACAAAATTGTACGCAAATTTTCAGCCGGGTGAGTTCGTGAAGATCTATAAAAATACGGAGTTCATATATCGCGAATATACAGTAATGCAGCCGCTGCAGAGGAGCTATGTAATTACGCAGGAGCGCATCAATGCGATGGTTTTAAAGGGCTCGCTGTCTTCCCTTTACGATGAGGCAAAGGTTAACGAACTTGAAAACGCTGAAGAACTGACTGGCAAAGATCAGAAGAAGCTCGAAAATTATGAAAAGAATAAACCGCAGTATGACAAGATTATAGAGGCGCTGCAGGCAGCTATATCGGATAAGGTTTATCTTTCACAGGGTGCTTTTGAACCTGTGCTGGCTGAGGTCCTGAAACCGGTCACGACGGATAAAAAGCTACTTGGCAAAATCGCGGATGGTCTATCTGTGATGGATAAGTCTGCGGAGATTCAAAAAGATAAAAAGGGCAATATCATCTACGACAAGGAAACAAAAGACACTGAGATCGTCAAGTGGGATGAAGACATTGATACATACATGAAACGGGAGGTTTGGCCGCATATTCCTGACGCGAAGGCATCCTTTGACGAGGACTTATCGAAGAAGAATCCGATTATTAAGACCGGCGCAGAAATTCCGTTCACCCGTTACTTTTACAAATATCAGCAACCTGTTCCGAGCGAAGAGCTGGAGACAAAGTTTATGAATTTGGAAAAATCTGTCTCCGAGCGCGTAGCAAAGCTGTTCGACTAA